A part of Deltaproteobacteria bacterium genomic DNA contains:
- a CDS encoding oligosaccharide flippase family protein — MSLLKNGSVLFLTSMAGNFCNYLFQFFMSRNLELTDYGALNAALSITSILGIPAGTVMVVVARYASTFNAMGEGARVSRLYRNSLLFTLGAGIVVFLLLSAASGPLAAYLQLQNGIPIIIAGFGLVVSFTMTVNMGMLQGLQKFWHFGAGIWAGAASKLAMGVAFVFLGFGLNGAVAAAAFPGLFVIAMTFLPLASVLRQRPGGERVTLDIASYSVPVLISSLAFTAMLNIDLLTVKHWASPEDAGLYSAAAVLGKTILYLPAAFVMALFPMLTDSHARKRDMRSVLDRGLLVTFAVSMAGVLVLAVIPEFSITLLFGAKFAGAAPLLKYYGIAMMSLAMVSVLVSYNLARGKSSFIYSLLAGGAAHALLLNVFKGSLVVTVIILAAVNMLVAAYNLIMVLRERRVESGLRQTAEGVIS; from the coding sequence ATGAGCTTATTAAAAAACGGGAGCGTCCTTTTCTTAACCTCCATGGCCGGGAACTTCTGCAACTACCTCTTCCAGTTCTTCATGAGCAGGAACCTTGAGCTGACTGACTACGGCGCGCTCAATGCCGCGCTATCCATCACCTCCATACTGGGGATACCGGCAGGGACCGTCATGGTCGTGGTCGCCAGGTACGCCTCCACCTTCAACGCCATGGGCGAGGGGGCGCGCGTATCGCGCCTCTACAGGAACTCGCTTCTCTTTACGCTCGGGGCCGGCATCGTCGTTTTCCTTCTGCTCTCAGCCGCATCCGGGCCGCTCGCGGCCTATCTCCAGCTTCAGAACGGGATTCCGATAATCATAGCCGGGTTCGGGCTCGTCGTCTCCTTCACCATGACCGTCAACATGGGAATGCTCCAGGGGCTTCAGAAGTTCTGGCATTTCGGGGCTGGCATCTGGGCCGGCGCGGCATCCAAGCTCGCGATGGGAGTCGCCTTCGTCTTCCTCGGTTTCGGCCTTAACGGCGCGGTAGCTGCCGCGGCCTTCCCCGGCCTCTTCGTCATAGCCATGACTTTCCTTCCGCTCGCCTCCGTGCTCCGCCAGAGGCCAGGGGGCGAGAGGGTGACGCTAGATATCGCCTCCTACAGCGTCCCGGTGCTCATATCATCGCTGGCCTTCACTGCAATGCTCAATATCGACCTTCTTACGGTCAAGCACTGGGCAAGCCCCGAGGACGCGGGGCTCTACTCGGCGGCCGCGGTGCTCGGGAAGACCATACTATATCTCCCGGCAGCGTTCGTGATGGCGCTTTTCCCCATGCTTACGGACTCGCATGCCCGGAAGAGGGACATGCGGAGCGTGCTCGACAGGGGGCTGCTCGTGACCTTCGCCGTTTCGATGGCCGGGGTGCTCGTGCTCGCCGTCATTCCGGAGTTTTCGATAACCCTTCTATTCGGAGCCAAATTCGCGGGGGCCGCCCCGCTCCTTAAATATTACGGGATAGCCATGATGTCGCTCGCCATGGTGAGCGTCCTAGTAAGCTACAACCTCGCGAGAGGGAAAAGTTCTTTCATCTATTCACTTCTAGCGGGCGGCGCTGCGCACGCCCTCCTTTTGAACGTCTTTAAAGGGAGCCTCGTCGTGACCGTAATAATCCTTGCAGCCGTGAATATGCTTGTGGCCGCGTACAATCTGATAATGGTCCTAAGGGAGCGGCGGGTCGAATCCGGCTTAAGGCAAACTGCCGAGGGCGTTATTTCATGA